The Pseudomonas eucalypticola genome has a window encoding:
- a CDS encoding DUF2868 domain-containing protein produces the protein MTALDRLWLTEAIRLREEQAGPLDDQEANRRARQQGGELAARVEHRALWLAERDGLLTALKHWKQGARLSVMLLAVLVVVSGAGLAFAALGSGPVNVFWALGSLLGLNWLLLLGWASGLLLAGEHSASLGRLWMWLSSRLARDANAVHLGPALILLLQRRRLNRWVLGALVNGLWLLALSSALMVLLLMLATRRYGFVWETTILSPDTFVALTRGLGTLPALLGFNVPDVATIRASGDSALAIDSARQAWAGWLVGVLLVFGIAPRLLLAVACWARWRLGRAHLDLDLTLPGYSDLRERLMPSSERLGVNDQAPEQLHQATAAHAGEHTDGALLVGLELDEQQPWPPALPATVANAGILDSRESRRRLLDQLARYPAARLAIACDPRRSPDRGSLGLIAELARSAGRTRVWLLPAPPGQQLDAHRLADWHHALDTLGLPVVEHAPLNWLETGHDQAS, from the coding sequence GTGACAGCACTGGACAGACTCTGGCTCACCGAAGCCATACGCCTGCGCGAAGAGCAGGCCGGCCCCCTGGACGACCAGGAAGCCAACCGCCGCGCCCGTCAGCAAGGTGGCGAGCTTGCGGCGCGGGTGGAACATCGCGCGCTGTGGCTGGCCGAGCGCGACGGCCTGCTGACGGCCCTGAAGCACTGGAAGCAGGGTGCGCGGCTGAGTGTCATGCTGCTGGCCGTGCTGGTCGTGGTCAGCGGCGCAGGGCTGGCGTTCGCCGCCCTGGGCAGCGGCCCGGTCAATGTGTTTTGGGCACTGGGCAGCCTGCTGGGCCTGAACTGGCTACTGCTATTGGGCTGGGCCAGCGGGTTGCTGCTGGCGGGCGAGCACAGCGCCAGCCTTGGCCGCTTGTGGATGTGGCTCAGTTCCCGCCTGGCGCGCGATGCCAACGCCGTGCACCTGGGCCCGGCACTCATTCTCCTGCTGCAACGCCGGCGCCTCAACCGCTGGGTGCTGGGTGCCCTGGTCAACGGCCTCTGGCTGCTGGCCCTGAGCAGTGCCCTGATGGTGCTGCTGCTGATGCTGGCCACACGGCGCTACGGCTTCGTCTGGGAAACCACTATCCTCAGCCCAGACACCTTCGTGGCGCTGACCCGTGGCTTGGGCACCCTGCCCGCCCTGCTCGGCTTCAACGTGCCGGACGTCGCCACCATTCGCGCCAGCGGCGACAGTGCGCTGGCCATCGACAGCGCCCGCCAGGCCTGGGCAGGCTGGCTGGTGGGGGTATTGCTGGTGTTCGGCATTGCGCCGCGGCTGCTGCTGGCAGTGGCGTGCTGGGCGCGGTGGCGCCTGGGCCGCGCTCACCTGGATCTGGACCTGACCCTGCCAGGCTACAGTGATTTGCGCGAACGGCTGATGCCCAGCAGCGAACGCCTGGGCGTCAACGACCAAGCCCCGGAACAGTTGCACCAGGCCACCGCCGCCCACGCCGGGGAACATACCGATGGCGCGCTGCTGGTCGGCCTTGAGCTGGATGAGCAGCAACCCTGGCCGCCCGCCCTGCCGGCCACTGTCGCCAATGCCGGTATCCTCGATAGCCGCGAATCCCGACGCCGCCTGCTGGACCAGCTTGCCCGCTACCCGGCCGCGCGCCTGGCGATTGCCTGCGACCCGCGTCGCTCACCTGACCGTGGCAGCCTGGGCCTGATTGCCGAACTGGCACGCAGCGCCGGGCGCACCCGGGTCTGGCTGTTGCCTGCGCCACCTGGACAGCAACTGGACGCCCACCGCCTGGCCGACTGGCATCACGCGCTGGATACCCTCGGCCTGCCCGTGGTGGAGCACGCGCCCCTGAACTGGTTGGAGACCGGCCATGACCAAGCCTCTTAA
- a CDS encoding DUF3482 domain-containing protein gives MTKPLKLAVVGHTNVGKTSLLRTLTRDAGFGEVSHRPSTTRHVEGARLSVDGEPLLELYDTPGLEDAIALLDYLERLERPGERLDGPARTERFLQGSEARQRFEQEAKVLRQLLGSDAGLYVIDAREPVLAKYRDELEVLNGCGKPLLPVLNFVSSPGHREDQWREALARLGLHALVRFDSVAPPQDGEQRLYESLALLLEHARPALQRLIEDQHKQRLARQQAALRLIAELLIDCAACRRSVAGEPHDAIQQLREAVRQREQKCVQALLKRYAFRLEDATASDLPLLDGRWGDDLFNPETLKQLGVKVGGGIAAGAAAGAGVDLLAGGITLGLAALAGAIAGGLLQTSRGYGGRLLGKLKGQRELTVDDNVLRLLALRQRQLLQALDSRGHAAMGSIELATPQDQAWREGKLPEALGKARAHPQWSSLNPHPRLNQAERQEQLERLAAQL, from the coding sequence ATGACCAAGCCTCTTAAGCTGGCCGTGGTCGGCCACACCAATGTCGGCAAGACTTCACTGCTGCGCACCCTGACCCGCGACGCGGGCTTCGGCGAGGTCTCGCACCGCCCCAGCACTACCCGCCATGTGGAAGGTGCGCGGCTGTCGGTGGACGGCGAACCGCTGCTGGAGCTGTACGACACCCCCGGCCTGGAAGACGCCATCGCCCTGCTCGATTACCTGGAACGCCTGGAGCGCCCCGGTGAACGGCTGGACGGCCCGGCGCGCACCGAACGTTTTCTGCAGGGCAGCGAAGCGCGCCAGCGTTTCGAACAGGAGGCCAAGGTGCTGCGCCAGTTGTTGGGCAGCGACGCCGGCCTGTATGTGATCGACGCCCGTGAACCGGTACTGGCCAAGTACCGCGATGAACTGGAGGTGCTCAACGGTTGCGGCAAACCGTTGCTGCCGGTGCTCAACTTCGTCAGCAGTCCCGGCCACCGTGAAGACCAGTGGCGCGAGGCACTGGCACGCCTGGGGCTGCATGCACTGGTACGTTTCGATAGCGTGGCGCCGCCACAGGATGGCGAACAGCGCCTGTATGAAAGCCTGGCGCTGTTGCTGGAACACGCCCGGCCGGCCCTGCAACGCCTGATCGAAGACCAGCACAAACAGCGCCTCGCGCGTCAGCAGGCGGCCCTGCGCCTGATCGCCGAACTGCTGATCGACTGCGCCGCGTGCCGGCGCAGCGTAGCCGGTGAGCCACACGACGCCATTCAACAGCTGCGCGAAGCCGTGCGCCAGCGCGAGCAGAAGTGCGTGCAGGCGCTGCTCAAGCGCTATGCGTTCCGCCTGGAGGACGCTACCGCCAGCGACTTGCCGCTACTGGACGGACGCTGGGGCGATGACCTGTTCAACCCGGAAACCCTCAAGCAACTGGGGGTCAAGGTGGGTGGCGGCATAGCGGCCGGCGCGGCCGCGGGGGCCGGGGTGGACTTGCTGGCAGGCGGCATCACCCTGGGCCTGGCCGCCTTGGCGGGTGCCATCGCCGGTGGCTTGCTGCAGACCAGCCGTGGCTATGGCGGGCGGCTGCTGGGCAAGCTCAAAGGTCAGCGCGAGCTGACCGTGGACGATAACGTGCTGCGCCTGCTGGCCTTGCGCCAGCGCCAGTTGCTGCAAGCCCTGGACAGCCGCGGCCACGCCGCCATGGGCAGCATCGAATTGGCCACGCCACAGGACCAGGCCTGGCGCGAGGGCAAGCTGCCCGAGGCGCTGGGCAAGGCCCGCGCTCATCCACAATGGTCGTCTCTCAACCCACACCCACGCCTGAACCAGGCCGAGCGCCAGGAACAGCTCGAACGCCTGGCCGCTCAGCTGTAG
- a CDS encoding haloacid dehalogenase-like hydrolase: protein MKPLRNLLAVTLGLALASPVFATDLKHWPAAQGKQLDAMIAANANKGNYAVFDMDNTSYRYDVEESLLPYLENKGILTREKLDPSLKLIPFKDTAEHKESLFSYYYRLCEVDDMVCYPWVAQVFSGFTLKELKGYVDEMMASGKPIPTTYFDGDVVKKMDVEPPKVFTGQAELYNKLMENGIDVYVVTAASEELVRMIAADPKYGYNVKPQNVIGVTTLLKDPKTGELTTARKQIAAGKYDPKANMDLEVTPYLWTPATWMAGKQAAILTYIDQWKKPVLVGGDTPSSDGYMLFHSVDVAKGGVHLWVNRKAKYMDQLNGMISQNAAAQAKEGLPVTADKNWVIVKPEEIQ from the coding sequence ATGAAGCCACTGCGCAACCTGCTTGCCGTCACCCTTGGCCTGGCGCTGGCCAGCCCTGTCTTCGCCACCGACCTCAAGCACTGGCCCGCGGCACAGGGCAAACAGCTCGACGCAATGATTGCCGCCAACGCCAACAAGGGCAATTACGCGGTATTCGACATGGACAACACCAGCTACCGCTACGACGTCGAAGAGTCGTTGCTGCCTTACCTGGAAAACAAGGGGATTCTGACCCGGGAAAAGCTCGACCCCTCACTGAAGTTGATTCCCTTCAAGGACACCGCCGAGCACAAGGAGAGCCTGTTCAGCTACTACTACCGCCTGTGTGAAGTCGACGACATGGTCTGCTACCCCTGGGTGGCCCAGGTGTTTTCCGGTTTCACGCTCAAGGAACTCAAGGGCTACGTGGATGAAATGATGGCGTCAGGCAAACCCATCCCGACCACGTACTTCGATGGCGACGTAGTCAAGAAGATGGATGTCGAGCCCCCCAAGGTCTTCACCGGCCAGGCCGAGCTTTACAACAAGCTGATGGAAAACGGCATCGACGTGTACGTGGTCACAGCGGCGTCCGAGGAACTGGTGCGCATGATCGCTGCCGACCCCAAGTACGGCTACAACGTAAAGCCGCAGAACGTGATTGGCGTGACCACCTTGCTCAAAGACCCCAAGACCGGCGAGTTGACCACCGCGCGCAAGCAGATCGCAGCGGGCAAATATGACCCCAAGGCGAACATGGACCTGGAAGTGACGCCGTACCTGTGGACCCCGGCCACCTGGATGGCGGGCAAGCAGGCAGCGATCCTGACCTATATCGATCAGTGGAAGAAGCCGGTGCTGGTGGGGGGCGACACACCGTCGAGCGACGGCTACATGCTGTTTCACAGCGTGGACGTGGCCAAGGGCGGCGTGCACCTGTGGGTGAACCGCAAGGCCAAGTACATGGACCAGCTCAATGGCATGATCAGCCAGAACGCCGCAGCGCAGGCCAAGGAAGGGTTGCCGGTGACGGCGGACAAGAACTGGGTGATCGTGAAGCCTGAGGAAATCCAGTAA
- a CDS encoding L-cystine transporter: MNLPLLLNLLVFLALLLGLAQTARTSFTLAKKVLIGLVLGVLFGSALHAIYGQGSPLLKTTITWLDLVGNGYVQLLQMIVMPLIFASILGAVARLHNASSLGKISFLTIGVLLFTTLIAALIGVGLTNLFGLTAEGLVAGTQEAARMQAIQNDYVGKVSDLSIPQLLLSFVPQNPVADLARAKPTSIISVVIFAAFLGVAALQLLKDDADKGARVVTAIETLQAWVTRLVRLVMKLTPYGVLALMAKVVASSNLQDIIKLGSFVLVSYIGLTLMFMVHGLLLSIAGVNPLRFFRKVWPVLTFAFTSRSSAASIPLSIEAQTLRLGIPQSIASFAASFGATIGQNGCAGLYPAMLAVMVAPTVGINPLDPLWIATLVAIVTLSSAGVAGVGGGATFAALIVLPAMGLPVSLVALLISVEPLIDMGRTALNVSGSMTAGTIASQVLKQTDRAVLDSDEHAELAHR; encoded by the coding sequence ATGAACCTGCCCCTGCTACTCAACCTGCTGGTGTTCCTGGCCCTGCTGCTGGGCCTGGCGCAAACCGCCCGCACCTCGTTCACCCTGGCGAAAAAAGTGCTGATCGGCCTGGTATTGGGCGTGCTGTTCGGCAGCGCCCTGCATGCCATCTATGGCCAGGGCAGTCCCCTGCTCAAGACCACCATCACCTGGCTCGACCTGGTGGGCAACGGTTACGTGCAATTGCTGCAAATGATCGTCATGCCACTGATCTTCGCCTCGATCCTCGGTGCCGTGGCGCGGCTGCACAACGCCTCTTCCCTGGGCAAGATCAGTTTCCTGACCATTGGCGTGCTGCTGTTCACCACCCTGATCGCGGCGTTGATCGGCGTGGGCCTGACCAACCTGTTCGGCCTGACCGCCGAAGGCCTGGTCGCAGGCACCCAGGAAGCCGCGCGCATGCAGGCGATCCAGAACGACTACGTGGGCAAAGTCAGCGACCTGAGCATCCCGCAGTTGCTGTTGTCGTTCGTGCCCCAGAACCCGGTGGCCGACCTCGCGCGGGCCAAGCCCACGTCGATCATCAGCGTGGTGATCTTCGCGGCATTCCTGGGCGTCGCGGCGCTGCAGTTGCTCAAGGATGACGCCGACAAAGGCGCTCGCGTGGTCACGGCCATCGAAACCCTGCAGGCCTGGGTCACCCGCCTGGTGCGCCTGGTGATGAAGCTGACGCCCTATGGCGTGCTGGCGCTGATGGCCAAGGTGGTTGCCAGCTCCAACCTGCAGGACATCATCAAGCTGGGCAGCTTTGTGCTGGTGTCGTATATCGGCCTGACGCTGATGTTCATGGTTCACGGTCTGCTGCTAAGCATCGCCGGGGTCAACCCCCTGCGGTTCTTCCGCAAAGTGTGGCCGGTGCTGACGTTCGCGTTCACCAGCCGCTCCAGCGCGGCTTCGATCCCGTTGAGCATCGAAGCGCAGACCTTGCGCCTGGGCATCCCGCAATCGATCGCCAGCTTTGCTGCATCGTTTGGCGCCACCATCGGCCAGAACGGTTGCGCGGGCCTGTACCCGGCGATGCTGGCGGTGATGGTCGCGCCCACCGTGGGCATCAACCCGCTGGACCCGCTGTGGATCGCCACCCTGGTCGCCATCGTGACCCTGAGTTCGGCCGGCGTGGCGGGCGTGGGCGGGGGCGCGACCTTCGCCGCGCTGATCGTGCTGCCGGCCATGGGCTTGCCGGTATCACTGGTGGCGTTGCTGATTTCGGTAGAACCGCTGATCGACATGGGCCGCACGGCGTTGAACGTCAGTGGTTCGATGACCGCTGGCACCATTGCCAGCCAGGTGCTCAAGCAGACCGACCGTGCCGTGCTGGACAGCGACGAACACGCCGAGCTCGCTCACCGCTGA
- a CDS encoding class I SAM-dependent rRNA methyltransferase, producing MSLPSLRLKANADRRLRAGHLWVYSNEIDVAATPLHGFKAGDQAVLEAAGGKPLGIVAMSPNNLICARLLSRDAKLPLDKSLLVHRLNVCLSLRERLFDKPFYRLVYGDSDLLPGLVVDRFGDILVVQLASATMEQHKADVMAALIQVIKPSGILFKNDSAARDAEGLERYVETAFGVVPEWVDLEENGVKFQAPVMEGQKTGWFYDHRMNRARLAPYVKGKRVLDLFSYIGGWGVQAGAFGASEVFCVDASGFALDGVERNAALNGFAEKVTCVEGDVFEALKQLKASEERFDVIVADPPAFIKRKKDLKNGEGAYRRLNEQAMRLLSKDGILVSASCSMHLPEDDLQNILLTSARHLDRNIQLLERGGQGPDHPVHPAIPETRYIKSITCRLLPNS from the coding sequence ATGTCCCTGCCCAGCCTTCGCCTCAAAGCCAATGCCGACCGCCGCCTGCGCGCCGGTCACCTGTGGGTCTACAGCAACGAGATCGACGTAGCCGCCACGCCATTGCATGGTTTCAAGGCCGGCGACCAGGCCGTGCTGGAAGCCGCCGGTGGCAAGCCGTTGGGCATCGTCGCCATGAGCCCCAACAACCTGATCTGCGCCCGCCTGCTGTCGCGCGACGCCAAGTTGCCGCTGGACAAATCGCTGCTGGTACACCGCCTCAACGTCTGCCTGTCCCTGCGCGAGCGCCTGTTCGACAAGCCATTCTACCGCCTGGTCTACGGCGATTCCGACCTGCTGCCAGGCCTGGTGGTCGACCGTTTCGGCGATATCCTGGTCGTGCAGCTGGCGTCGGCCACCATGGAACAGCACAAGGCCGACGTCATGGCCGCGCTGATCCAGGTCATCAAGCCCAGCGGCATCCTGTTCAAGAACGACTCGGCCGCCCGTGATGCCGAAGGCCTGGAACGCTACGTGGAAACCGCCTTCGGCGTGGTCCCGGAGTGGGTCGACCTGGAAGAGAACGGCGTGAAATTCCAGGCCCCGGTCATGGAAGGCCAGAAAACCGGCTGGTTCTACGACCACCGCATGAACCGCGCCCGCCTGGCCCCTTACGTCAAGGGCAAGCGCGTGCTGGACCTGTTCAGCTACATCGGTGGCTGGGGCGTGCAGGCTGGTGCCTTCGGCGCCAGCGAAGTGTTCTGCGTCGACGCTTCGGGCTTCGCCCTGGACGGTGTCGAGCGCAACGCCGCCCTGAACGGTTTCGCCGAGAAAGTCACCTGCGTCGAGGGCGACGTGTTCGAAGCCCTGAAGCAACTCAAGGCCTCGGAAGAGCGCTTCGACGTGATCGTCGCCGACCCGCCCGCCTTCATCAAGCGCAAGAAAGACCTGAAAAACGGCGAAGGCGCCTACCGCCGCCTGAACGAGCAAGCCATGCGCCTGCTGAGCAAGGACGGCATCCTGGTCAGCGCTTCGTGCTCCATGCACTTGCCCGAGGACGACCTGCAGAACATCCTGCTGACCAGCGCCCGCCACCTGGACCGCAACATCCAGCTGCTGGAACGCGGCGGCCAGGGCCCGGACCACCCGGTGCACCCAGCTATCCCGGAGACGCGCTACATCAAGAGCATCACATGCCGGTTGTTGCCGAATAGCTAA
- a CDS encoding magnesium transporter, with protein sequence MTTFDLAQHDASLAHLSAADIAAHLQALPEDKRADVLSRLETEAAVEATEAFHKGALISTPLGNLSTATIGLLYRKRVLWLVLLVFGNLFSGAGIAAFEDVIAANIVLVFFLPLLVDSGGNAGAQSATLMVRALATGDVVMKDWLRLLWRECSVALALGVTMAVAVALLGAVRGGWDISFVVASSMLVIVLVGSVIGMSLPFLFSRLNMDPAVASGPLITSIADAAGVLVYFGIASVVLQL encoded by the coding sequence ATGACTACCTTCGACCTTGCGCAACACGATGCATCCCTGGCCCACCTGTCCGCCGCCGACATCGCGGCCCACCTGCAGGCGCTGCCCGAAGACAAGCGCGCCGACGTCCTCAGCCGCCTCGAAACGGAGGCCGCGGTGGAAGCCACCGAGGCCTTCCACAAAGGCGCGCTGATATCCACGCCCCTGGGCAACCTCAGCACCGCCACTATCGGCCTGCTGTACCGCAAGCGCGTGCTGTGGCTGGTATTGCTGGTGTTCGGCAACCTGTTCTCCGGCGCCGGCATCGCTGCCTTTGAAGACGTGATCGCCGCCAACATCGTACTGGTGTTTTTCCTGCCCCTGCTGGTGGATAGCGGCGGGAACGCCGGCGCCCAATCGGCCACCCTGATGGTGCGCGCCCTGGCCACGGGTGATGTGGTGATGAAAGACTGGCTGCGCCTGCTCTGGCGCGAATGCTCCGTGGCCCTGGCCCTGGGTGTGACCATGGCCGTGGCCGTGGCCTTGCTGGGCGCAGTGCGTGGCGGCTGGGACATCTCTTTCGTGGTTGCCAGCAGCATGCTGGTGATCGTGCTGGTGGGCAGCGTCATCGGCATGAGCCTGCCTTTCCTGTTCAGCCGCCTGAACATGGACCCGGCCGTGGCCAGCGGGCCGTTGATTACCTCGATTGCCGATGCGGCGGGGGTGTTGGTGTATTTCGGGATTGCTTCGGTGGTTTTGCAGTTGTGA
- a CDS encoding MFS transporter: MPALPKRSIITLLLAMVLLGVFPLDVILPSFPALSEHFATPSSEIALSISLFALGVAISQFFLGPLSDRIGRKGLLVMGLAVSILGAIGCANATQFMTFMLFRTLQAIGCGCFVLLNALVQDLFAGTERDRTRILVTSASGVFISTSPLVGALLQHLAGWQASFYLFSLIALMVLIQAIRILPPTCGANRQAKGLISAYLELLLNPAFMGFSLIVAIAFTCHFAFIAISPLIFLDHFQLSQLQFGLTLLSYGAAYVLGGLIASRMSRSVSYRQQLCAGLALIGLAGMTMLALTLLTERSVTTVLLPMMICTAGTTITRPAATSRAMECVPGSAGGSASVLNTLVLVAGGVGSAAISVVAEDFERVLGTAFMLLSMAGLAVTARLCKAA, from the coding sequence ATGCCCGCCCTACCAAAACGCTCCATCATCACCCTGCTCCTGGCCATGGTGCTGCTCGGCGTTTTTCCCCTCGACGTCATCCTTCCCTCCTTTCCCGCCTTGTCCGAGCATTTCGCTACACCCTCAAGCGAAATAGCCCTCTCCATCAGCCTGTTCGCCCTGGGTGTCGCCATCTCGCAGTTCTTCCTTGGCCCGCTTTCCGACCGAATCGGCCGCAAGGGCCTGCTGGTGATGGGGCTGGCTGTTTCCATCCTCGGCGCTATCGGCTGCGCCAATGCCACGCAGTTCATGACCTTCATGCTCTTCCGCACCCTGCAAGCCATCGGCTGCGGCTGCTTCGTGCTGCTCAACGCCCTGGTCCAAGATCTGTTCGCCGGCACCGAACGGGACCGTACCCGCATCTTGGTCACCAGCGCCAGCGGCGTATTCATCTCCACCTCACCGCTGGTTGGTGCCCTGCTGCAGCACCTGGCCGGCTGGCAGGCAAGCTTCTACCTATTCTCCCTGATCGCGCTGATGGTACTGATTCAAGCCATCCGCATCCTGCCGCCCACCTGCGGCGCCAATCGCCAGGCCAAAGGCTTGATCAGTGCCTACCTTGAACTGCTGCTCAATCCTGCCTTCATGGGTTTCTCGCTGATCGTGGCCATCGCCTTCACCTGCCACTTCGCCTTTATCGCCATCTCGCCGCTGATCTTCCTCGACCACTTCCAGCTCAGCCAACTGCAATTCGGGCTGACCCTGCTCAGTTACGGCGCCGCCTACGTGCTGGGTGGCCTCATCGCCAGCCGCATGAGCCGCAGCGTCAGCTACCGTCAACAACTATGCGCAGGCCTTGCCCTGATTGGGCTGGCGGGCATGACAATGCTGGCATTGACTTTGCTCACCGAGCGCAGCGTGACGACCGTCTTGCTGCCCATGATGATTTGCACCGCCGGCACCACCATCACCCGCCCTGCCGCCACTTCCCGAGCGATGGAGTGTGTGCCAGGGAGCGCCGGTGGCTCGGCTTCAGTACTGAATACGCTGGTGTTGGTGGCGGGCGGGGTGGGGAGTGCGGCGATCAGTGTGGTGGCGGAGGATTTCGAGCGAGTGTTGGGGACGGCTTTCATGCTGTTGAGCATGGCAGGGCTGGCAGTGACTGCCCGGCTCTGTAAAGCAGCGTAA
- a CDS encoding dihydrofolate reductase, producing MKNTLPLSLIAALAENRVIGIDNTMPWHLPGDFKYFKATTLGKPIIMGRKTWDSLGRPLPGRLNIVVSRQAGLVLEGAEVYPSLQAAIERAEAWAQANGAQELMLIGGAQLYALGLEQADRLYLTRVAARPEGDAFFPEYDQSQWLLASNTENPAVGDAPAYAFEVWDRR from the coding sequence ATGAAAAACACACTCCCCCTCAGCCTGATCGCGGCGCTCGCCGAGAACCGCGTCATCGGCATAGACAACACCATGCCCTGGCACCTGCCGGGTGATTTCAAATACTTCAAGGCCACCACCCTGGGCAAGCCGATCATCATGGGCCGCAAGACCTGGGATTCGCTCGGCAGGCCGCTGCCGGGGCGCCTGAACATCGTGGTCAGCCGCCAGGCCGGGCTGGTGCTGGAAGGCGCCGAGGTGTACCCGTCGCTGCAGGCCGCCATCGAGCGCGCCGAGGCATGGGCCCAGGCCAACGGTGCGCAGGAACTGATGTTGATCGGGGGGGCGCAGTTGTATGCCCTGGGCCTTGAACAGGCCGACCGCCTGTACCTGACCCGCGTGGCCGCGCGCCCCGAAGGCGATGCGTTCTTCCCTGAATATGACCAGAGCCAGTGGCTGCTGGCGTCCAACACCGAAAACCCTGCCGTGGGCGACGCCCCGGCCTACGCCTTCGAAGTCTGGGACCGCCGCTGA